Proteins from one Telopea speciosissima isolate NSW1024214 ecotype Mountain lineage chromosome 1, Tspe_v1, whole genome shotgun sequence genomic window:
- the LOC122642016 gene encoding homeobox-leucine zipper protein ANTHOCYANINLESS 2-like isoform X1 produces MNFGGFFESSSGVGGARVVADIPYSNMPAGVIAQPRLVAPSLAKSMFTSPGLSLALQTSMEGQGDGNRIGENIDSAAIAGRTSKEDGYESRSGSDNMDGASGDDQEADHPPRKKRYHRHTPQQIQELESLFKDCPHPDEKQRLELSRRLSLETRQVKFWFQNRRTQMKTQLERHENSILRQENDKLRAENLTIRDVMRNPICNNCGGPAMLGEISLQEQHLRIENARLKDELDRVCALAGKFLGRPISPMPNSSLELGVGNNGFGGFNTTAVTLPLVSDFGGGGGVSVSGGLAVMPSPRTTSAGTNLERSMLLELALSAMDELVKLAHTNEPLWIPSFDGGRETLNHDEYIRVFPSTIEMKPNGFITEASRETGMVIINSLALVETLMDANRWAEMFPGLIARASTMDVISNGMGGTRNGALQLMHAELQVLSPLVPIREVNFLRFCKQHAEGVWAVVDVSVDTFREGSTAPPFVNCRRFPSGCVVQDMPNGYSKVTWVEHAVYDEGAVHQLYRPLLSSGMGFGAYRWVATLQRQCQCLAIIMSSSVPTRDHTAGITSSGRRSMLKLAQRMTENFCSGVCPSAVHKWNKLPTANVDEDVRVMTRKSVDEPGEPPGVVLSAATSVWLPVSPLRLFDFLRDENLRSEWDILSNGGPMQEMAHIAKGQDQGNCVSLLRASTMNANQTSMLILLQETCIDASGSLIVYAPVDIPAMHLVMNGGDSAYVALLPSGFAIVPDGPGTRGPTTPHGGSGGDGNSSNFGKIASGSLLTVAFQILVNNLPTAKLTVESVETVNNLISCTVQKIKAALHCQN; encoded by the exons atgaattttgggggtttttttgaGAGTAGTTCTGGTGTTGGTGGTGCAAGAGTCGTGGCCGATATACCTTACAGCAACATGCCTGCAGGTGTGATCGCTCAGCCACGCCTCGTCGCTCCGTCTCTGGCCAAATCTATGTTTACTTCACCAggcctctctctcgctctt CAAACAAGCATGGAGGGGCAAGGCGACGGAAATAGGATTGGAGAAAATATAGATTCTGCTGCAATAGCGGGGAGGACTAGTAAGGAAGATGGGTATGAAAGCAGATCTGGAAGTGATAACATGGATGGTGCATCTGGTGATGATCAGGAAGCCGACCACCCACCGAGGAAGAAGAGATACCATCGACACACTCCACAGCAAATCCAAGAGCTCGAATC TCTTTTCAAGGACTGCCCACATCCAGATGAGAAGCAAAGGCTGGAACTCAGCAGGAGGCTTTCCTTAGAAACCAGACAAGTCAAGTTCTGGTTTCAGAACCGCCGTACTCAGATGAAG ACGCAACTCGAACGCCATGAAAACTCAATACTGAGACAAGAGAACGATAAGCTACGAGCTGAGAACTTGACAATTAGGGATGTGATGAGGAATCCAATCTGCAACAACTGCGGTGGCCCAGCAATGCTAGGCGAGATCTCTTTACAAGAGCAACACCTTAGGATTGAGAATGCTCGCCTGAAAGATGAGCTTGATCGAGTGTGTGCCCTTGCTGGGAAGTTCTTGGGCAGGCCAATCTCTCCCATGCCCAACTCCAGCTTGGAACTTGGTGTCGGAAACAATGGGTTTGGTGGGTTTAACACCACGGCAGTAACTTTGCCTTTGGTCTCTgattttggtggtggtggtggggtttCAGTTTCTGGTGGCTTAGCTGTTATGCCTTCCCCTAGAACTACATCTGCTGGCACAAACCTTGAGAGATCTATGTTGCTTGAGCTTGCTTTATCTGCCATGGACGAATTGGTTAAGTTGGCTCATACGAATGAACCTCTATGGATCCCTAGCTTTGATGGTGGGAGGGAGACATTGAACCATGATGAGTATATCCGGGTTTTCCCTTCCACCATTGAAATGAAACCCAATGGGTTCATCACTGAGGCCTCAAGGGAGACTGGTATGGTTATCATCAATAGTTTGGCGCTTGTTGAGACTCTAATGGATGCG AATCGTTGGGCTGAAATGTTTCCTGGTCTGATCGCGCGAGCTTCAACCATGGATGTGATATCGAATGGAATGGGGGGAACCAGAAATGGTGCACTTCAGTTG ATGCATGCAGAGCTCCAAGTTCTTTCACCACTGGTCCCAATTCGAGAGGTCAATTTCCTGAGGTTCTGCAAGCAGCACGCAGAGGGGGTTTGGGCGGTGGTCGATGTGTCTGTAGACACCTTCCGAGAAGGTTCAACTGCTCCACCTTTTGTGAACTGCCGGAGGTTTCCGTCTGGCTGTGTGGTTCAAGATATGCCCAATGGCTACTCTAAg GTAACATGGGTGGAACATGCGGTGTACGATGAGGGGGCGGTGCACCAGCTTTACCGTCCTTTGTTGAGCTCCGGCATGGGCTTCGGTGCTTATAGATGGGTGGCTACCTTACAGAGGCAATGTCAATGCCTGGCTATCATCATGTCTTCCAGTGTCCCCACTAGAGATCACACTG CAGGGATAACCTCAAGTGGTAGGAGAAGCATGTTGAAGCTGGCGCAGCGAATGACGGAGAACTTTTGTTCTGGGGTGTGTCCGTCTGCGGTGCACAAATGGAACAAACTGCCTACCGCCAATGTCGACGAGGATGTGAGGGTGATGACTCGCAAGAGCGTGGACGAGCCCGGTGAGCCACCAGGTGTGGTGTTGAGTGCTGCCACCTCCGTCTGGCTCCCCGTCTCTCCGCTGCGCCTCTTCGATTTTCTCAGAGACGAGAATCTCAGGAGCGAGTGGGACATACTCTCTAACGGTGGGCCCATGCAGGAGATGGCCCATATTGCCAAGGGCCAGGATCAAGGCAATTGCGTCTCCCTTCTCCGAGCTAGT ACAATGAACGCGAACCAGACAAGCATGCTCATACTACTCCAGGAGACTTGCATCGATGCCTCAGGCTCTCTGATTGTGTATGCACCGGTGGATATTCCAGCAATGCATCTTGTGATGAACGGTGGTGATTCTGCTTACGTGGCACTCCTGCCCTCCGGTTTTGCTATAGTCCCCGATGGTCCGGGTACTCGTGGACCC
- the LOC122642016 gene encoding homeobox-leucine zipper protein ANTHOCYANINLESS 2-like isoform X2, whose translation MNFGGFFESSSGVGGARVVADIPYSNMPAGVIAQPRLVAPSLAKSMFTSPGLSLALQTSMEGQGDGNRIGENIDSAAIAGRTSKEDGYESRSGSDNMDGASGDDQEADHPPRKKRYHRHTPQQIQELESLFKDCPHPDEKQRLELSRRLSLETRQVKFWFQNRRTQMKTQLERHENSILRQENDKLRAENLTIRDVMRNPICNNCGGPAMLGEISLQEQHLRIENARLKDELDRVCALAGKFLGRPISPMPNSSLELGVGNNGFGGFNTTAVTLPLVSDFGGGGGVSVSGGLAVMPSPRTTSAGTNLERSMLLELALSAMDELVKLAHTNEPLWIPSFDGGRETLNHDEYIRVFPSTIEMKPNGFITEASRETGMVIINSLALVETLMDANRWAEMFPGLIARASTMDVISNGMGGTRNGALQLMHAELQVLSPLVPIREVNFLRFCKQHAEGVWAVVDVSVDTFREGSTAPPFVNCRRFPSGCVVQDMPNGYSKVTWVEHAVYDEGAVHQLYRPLLSSGMGFGAYRWVATLQRQCQCLAIIMSSSVPTRDHTGITSSGRRSMLKLAQRMTENFCSGVCPSAVHKWNKLPTANVDEDVRVMTRKSVDEPGEPPGVVLSAATSVWLPVSPLRLFDFLRDENLRSEWDILSNGGPMQEMAHIAKGQDQGNCVSLLRASTMNANQTSMLILLQETCIDASGSLIVYAPVDIPAMHLVMNGGDSAYVALLPSGFAIVPDGPGTRGPTTPHGGSGGDGNSSNFGKIASGSLLTVAFQILVNNLPTAKLTVESVETVNNLISCTVQKIKAALHCQN comes from the exons atgaattttgggggtttttttgaGAGTAGTTCTGGTGTTGGTGGTGCAAGAGTCGTGGCCGATATACCTTACAGCAACATGCCTGCAGGTGTGATCGCTCAGCCACGCCTCGTCGCTCCGTCTCTGGCCAAATCTATGTTTACTTCACCAggcctctctctcgctctt CAAACAAGCATGGAGGGGCAAGGCGACGGAAATAGGATTGGAGAAAATATAGATTCTGCTGCAATAGCGGGGAGGACTAGTAAGGAAGATGGGTATGAAAGCAGATCTGGAAGTGATAACATGGATGGTGCATCTGGTGATGATCAGGAAGCCGACCACCCACCGAGGAAGAAGAGATACCATCGACACACTCCACAGCAAATCCAAGAGCTCGAATC TCTTTTCAAGGACTGCCCACATCCAGATGAGAAGCAAAGGCTGGAACTCAGCAGGAGGCTTTCCTTAGAAACCAGACAAGTCAAGTTCTGGTTTCAGAACCGCCGTACTCAGATGAAG ACGCAACTCGAACGCCATGAAAACTCAATACTGAGACAAGAGAACGATAAGCTACGAGCTGAGAACTTGACAATTAGGGATGTGATGAGGAATCCAATCTGCAACAACTGCGGTGGCCCAGCAATGCTAGGCGAGATCTCTTTACAAGAGCAACACCTTAGGATTGAGAATGCTCGCCTGAAAGATGAGCTTGATCGAGTGTGTGCCCTTGCTGGGAAGTTCTTGGGCAGGCCAATCTCTCCCATGCCCAACTCCAGCTTGGAACTTGGTGTCGGAAACAATGGGTTTGGTGGGTTTAACACCACGGCAGTAACTTTGCCTTTGGTCTCTgattttggtggtggtggtggggtttCAGTTTCTGGTGGCTTAGCTGTTATGCCTTCCCCTAGAACTACATCTGCTGGCACAAACCTTGAGAGATCTATGTTGCTTGAGCTTGCTTTATCTGCCATGGACGAATTGGTTAAGTTGGCTCATACGAATGAACCTCTATGGATCCCTAGCTTTGATGGTGGGAGGGAGACATTGAACCATGATGAGTATATCCGGGTTTTCCCTTCCACCATTGAAATGAAACCCAATGGGTTCATCACTGAGGCCTCAAGGGAGACTGGTATGGTTATCATCAATAGTTTGGCGCTTGTTGAGACTCTAATGGATGCG AATCGTTGGGCTGAAATGTTTCCTGGTCTGATCGCGCGAGCTTCAACCATGGATGTGATATCGAATGGAATGGGGGGAACCAGAAATGGTGCACTTCAGTTG ATGCATGCAGAGCTCCAAGTTCTTTCACCACTGGTCCCAATTCGAGAGGTCAATTTCCTGAGGTTCTGCAAGCAGCACGCAGAGGGGGTTTGGGCGGTGGTCGATGTGTCTGTAGACACCTTCCGAGAAGGTTCAACTGCTCCACCTTTTGTGAACTGCCGGAGGTTTCCGTCTGGCTGTGTGGTTCAAGATATGCCCAATGGCTACTCTAAg GTAACATGGGTGGAACATGCGGTGTACGATGAGGGGGCGGTGCACCAGCTTTACCGTCCTTTGTTGAGCTCCGGCATGGGCTTCGGTGCTTATAGATGGGTGGCTACCTTACAGAGGCAATGTCAATGCCTGGCTATCATCATGTCTTCCAGTGTCCCCACTAGAGATCACACTG GGATAACCTCAAGTGGTAGGAGAAGCATGTTGAAGCTGGCGCAGCGAATGACGGAGAACTTTTGTTCTGGGGTGTGTCCGTCTGCGGTGCACAAATGGAACAAACTGCCTACCGCCAATGTCGACGAGGATGTGAGGGTGATGACTCGCAAGAGCGTGGACGAGCCCGGTGAGCCACCAGGTGTGGTGTTGAGTGCTGCCACCTCCGTCTGGCTCCCCGTCTCTCCGCTGCGCCTCTTCGATTTTCTCAGAGACGAGAATCTCAGGAGCGAGTGGGACATACTCTCTAACGGTGGGCCCATGCAGGAGATGGCCCATATTGCCAAGGGCCAGGATCAAGGCAATTGCGTCTCCCTTCTCCGAGCTAGT ACAATGAACGCGAACCAGACAAGCATGCTCATACTACTCCAGGAGACTTGCATCGATGCCTCAGGCTCTCTGATTGTGTATGCACCGGTGGATATTCCAGCAATGCATCTTGTGATGAACGGTGGTGATTCTGCTTACGTGGCACTCCTGCCCTCCGGTTTTGCTATAGTCCCCGATGGTCCGGGTACTCGTGGACCC